GCCTCCACACCCCCACCGCCTCCTCCACCGCCTTCTTCAAACAGATTTGGATTTATCATATCTACAGTGTACTTAAAATATGCCGTTGTATTGAGAGATACGTCCTTGTTAAGGGCAAATACACCGGTGTAAACAGTTATGTTATTGCTGAATGCGTGTATATACGTCTGTGCCGTTGCATAATCTTCAGAGAAAGCAGGCGAAACGGTAATTAAGAAGATGAAAAGGTTTAAAAGTAAACAAAGGATCAGCTTGTACTCATGTGGCTGTCTATTATGTTTAATTGCAGCCACAACCGCCTCCGCTCACTCCAAAACTTCCGGAACTGGCCTCTCTGGTACTTAGAAAATGCTCCCGGACAGCCTTTTCTTCCCTGCAGTAATCAAACTGCATGATCGGATCAGCAAGATATTCCCTTTCCCAGGGCTGTACAACAGCACATCCTGAAAGCCCCGGCAGTATCAGGACAATTAAGATGAATATAACCCTTCCAGTCAGGGGGATGCGTTTTTTATTTGATGAGGCTGTCAATTTCCTTAATCCATTTTGACGGGTCAGTCTCACTAAACCCAAAGTGTATATACCTTACAACCCCTTCTTTATCAATGATAAAGGAAGTCGGCATTGCCCTTGGACCGTAAGATGATATGACAGAAAATTGCGGATCTGTCAGTACCTTCATGTTAGAACTTGATATGGGATTCTTATCGAGAAATTCCACCATACCTGACCTGGTCTTGTCCTGATTTATCGCAAGTATAAAAAGACCAGAGCCGGAATACGTTGCGGCAAGTTTTTCAAGCTGTGGAAACTCCTGTTTACATGGTCCGCACCAGCTTGCCCAGAAATTTATATAGACTACTTTTCCCTTTAGACTGTTAAGAGATACGGTTTTCCCATAGATATCAGGCAGGTTAAATTCAGGCGCCTTGTTATTAACCTGAATAGCCCACGAGTTAGTTGCGATGAGCAGCACTATGACAGACAGGGTAATGCTATTTACTATTTTATTGAGTCCTAAAACCACGTTGTCTTATCCCAAATCAATATTTGGGAATATTATCACAAATTTATTTATATGCAAGAACTATTTTTTCATCATTAAATCAATCGAATTATTTAATACGCCCGGTTTAACTTTCAACTGTAACCTCCGATGAAAAACTCAAAGGAGGTTGTAAATGAGGCTGGTAATTCTTTCCGCCTTCTCTGCCTTATTGTTTTTTGTCTTGCCGTTAACGGCAGATTCAGCCGAGGTTAGCGGCCGAATCTCTACACAGCTCCTGTGGTATAACGATATTGTTGACGCAAGCCGGCAGAATGATGTTTCCGAGTATCTTCGTTTCTCTGTCACTCACTTAGATAAAGAAAACAACATTTCTCTTACCGGTTATGGCAGACTGCTCTGGAATATCAAAGGCAGCAATACAAGGGATGAAGTTGAAACAAGACTGTACTATCTGTATGCCGATTACAGAAATTTTCTTAATGTATCTGACCTGCGGGTTGGCCGTCAGTTCGTGAACTTCTCCGCTGGCAGTGCACTGATGGAAGGTATACAGGCAGACATACGTGATATCGGACCTGTCGGGTTGGTGGTCATAGGGGGCCGCAATGTCATCTTCGGCGAAGATAAATTACTCACGAACCATTCTTATTCTGCCGGTTTTTCTGTGTATATTACCGGTAAATCCATGAACTATTTTGATGTCAGCTACTTACGAACCTACGATCACGGCGATATAGCTCGCGACATAATCGGCAGCAGTTATAAACAATATATATCAGAGTTGTTTAAACTTTATGCTAATGTGCGATATGATTTGACTGCAGAAGTCTTAAACGAGATACTGGGAGGCATCAAGTATTTCCCCACAAGCGATCTAATCTTAACCGCTGAGCACTACCAGAGTTATCCCACATTTGACTCTACATCTATATATTCTGTATTCGCTGTTGACCATTTCAAAGAGAATATTGTAAGGGCTGATTATACAGCAGCAGAGTGGGTTGATATCAACCTTCGTTACGGTTATGAGAGCTTCGGTGAAGGCACTGATGCCACGCTGTATGAAGCAGGATTAAAGGTCCGGCCTTCTGTTCAAACTGCAATAGGCCTGTTTCACGATAGACGATGGGGTTATCCAGGAGACCTCGATGGATACAGGGTATATGCAGAATTCAACAATACGGCGAAGTGGAATGCTGCAATAGGAATTGACCATGACGTATACAACAGAGACAACATGACCGGAGAGGAATCGGCCAGGAGATACTGGGCTTCAGGCAGATATTCCTTTGCAAGGAAAATGTCAGGTTCATTCCGTCTTCAGGACAGCGTGGACGTCAACTACAAAAAAGACATTCAGGGGAGGCTGACCTTCGATGTGGACTTCTAAGGTATTACGGAGGCATTTATGAACAAACCTGTTACTCTTCTGATATTCATTATCACCTTTGCTATTACAGTCTCAGCCGGCTTCAGCAGATTGCCAATGGCACAGGACATTCCCGGGATGCCGGAGGAGACTAAAACAGACGCCAATGTTTCGGCACCAGTAGCGGAGGGAACATCAGCACCCTCCGGGGACAAACAGGTAACAGAGAAAAAGAGCTTTATGGTTAAGCTCTCCCACAAAGAGTTTGCAGATATGGATCTGAAGAAGTGCGCCGAATGCCACATGGGCTCAGGTGTCGCTCCCACCCATGGTGGAGATCAGATGCGGGAACATGTATCGACCGCCCGTCGGGAAGAAGGGAACTGCGTTGACTGCCACAAACAGCAGTTCTGCCTTGATTGTCACACTGGCGGCGGAATAGATGCCAAATTGAATGTCGCAAATTACCGTGGGAACTATGTACCAAATACCCACAGGACCAGCTTCAGGGAAATCCATCCGCTTAAGGCTCTGGATAACCCGCAGACCTGCATTCGCTGCCATGACACAAAGTTCTGCACTGAGTGCCACGAAAAGTTCCGGGGCGAGGATTTGAGAACCCTTTCTCACCGGAGGTCTTTCTCTGACCTCTCTGCAGGGACAGGCCCTTCTCATTCAAACTTTACTACAGGCCAGTGCCGGACCTGCCATCCCGGAGGACTTTTGCCGAAACAGGCCTGGTCGGCTGACCATGCCGCAGAGGCACGAAGGAATTTGCAGTCATGTCAGGCCTGCCACAGCGACGGAGATATATGTTTAACATGCCACAGCGCCAGGCAGGGATTGATAGTCAACCCCCACCCGCGTAACTGGAGCGATGTCAAGGACAAATACAGATTTAAGAGCGGGGGGCGAAGCTGTAATAAATGCCATGATAACTTTTAGGGATATTTTTTGTTAAGGAGGACCGGGTAATGGTTAAGCGGAACAAGGCACATGCAATTGTCCTTATAGCGATTATATTGGCTGGTATTGTCACAGGCTGCGGGAGCAACAAAAAAGAAGGCGCTCAGGCGCCAAAGGCTGCGGTCAGTCCCGGTGGAAATCTCCAGTCAACTATTCAAGGCTTTGATACTAATGGTCCCAAACCAGTAGTCACCTTTACGCTGTTTGATGAGAAGGGGGAGCCGATTGACCCCTCTACACCAGGCATGAGCGTGAGGTTTACTCTTGCCCGGATAGGCGCTGACGGTAATTACAGGAACTACATTAAGTCTTCTACCGCTGGTCAGCCAGGGCTGGACTCTGGAGGAACCTTTGCCGCGACAGACCAAGACGGCACCTATACATATACTTTCGGGACCGACATTAAAGACACAACAAAGACATTAGGGGGCCTGGCGTTCGATTCATCTTTAACCCACACGGTCGGGGCACAGATACAGCGTACAGTAGTTTCTGCAGCCGGCACCCCATTTCAGCAGGCAGTGAATCCATACCTGAACTTCAGGCCCGACGGCAAGGCAGTAACAGTAAGCAGGGAGATAGTTTCTATCTCTGCCTGCAACGGTTGTCACGGTAAGCTTGGACTTCATGGGGGAGGAAGGCGGGAGATTGCCCTGTGTATACTCTGTCATAATCCGGGACCGACTGACCTTGAAACTGATCAGGCAATTGACATGAAATCACTTATACACAAGATACATATGGGTGAAAAACTTCCAAGCAATGCTGCAGGCGGCGACTACACTATTATAGGCTTCGGTGGCGCCGTTCACAGTTACAAGACAGTGGCCTTTCCTTTTATGTCAGGAGACACTACTATAACTGCTACGCCGATAGAGTGCATCAAGTGCCATGTGTCAGGGACGGATCTTTCAGGCAATAGTTATGGCAAAGATGCAGATAAATGGAAGGAATCCCCGACAAGAGAAAAGTGCAGCACCTGCCACGATTTAACGACATATGACGACAGCGTTACAAAAGTGGTTAAGAACGGAAAAGACAACATTACTGCTACAGCAGTGCCGCACACAGGAGGTGTACAGACCGGTGATAGTCTTTGTGCAGGATGTCACCCTGATACGGGCGGCAATGATTATGATATTACACCGAAAGATGCAGAGGAGCCCAGGGTGCCTGTCCCAAGCGCACACACTATACTGGAAAGATCAACCGTATATTCCGGAATAAACTTTGCGATTATTTCAGTTATTGACGCAACTGCAGGCAGCGCCCCGACTGTGACCTTTAAGGTAACAGACGATGAAGGAAATATAATTTCGCCTGCATCACCGTCAAGCTTCAGTTTAAAGGTCGGGTATTTTTCTCAGACGGACTATATCAATAACGGGATGGTAGAATATGGTCAGCCGTTAACACAGGCGCTCACAGGGGCCACAGCAAACGGAGACGGCAGTTATACTATAACCTTTGCCTCACCAATCCCGGCGACGGCAACAGGCGTCGGCGTCATCGGTATAGAGGGCAGAAGACCATACTCAGTGTCTACACCACATAAGGGGACACAAAATTACAATGTGGGTGGAAAAGCAGTGCAATATTATTTTGACCTCGCAACTGGATTAAAGATCACTGATCCATCAAAACAGAGGCGTCAGGCAGTAGACACAAACAAATGCCTGGTCTGTCACAGCAGGTTATCATTGCACGGTGCAAACCGTGTCAACAATGTGATGGAATGTGTAATTTGCCATAACCCTAACGCTACTGACAGGAGCAGAAGACCTGCTACCCCGGTAGACGGCCTCACAGAGCGGCCTATTGACTTCAAGGTTATGATCCACAGCATCCACACAGGTGAAAACCTCGACCTGTCAAAACCATACGTGATTTACGGTTTTGGAAACAGCGTCAACGACTTCTCCGAGGTCCGGTTTCCGAGGGATCGCAGGGACTGCCTTGCCTGCCATATTGATGCAGAGCCAGTGACGTATGGAGTTCCTTTGACGGCAAATATACTTGGTACGACTTCCAATACCGGTACGGATCTGAATAATAAAGTGTCAGATGACAACTCAAGGACACTGCCGCATAAATCCGTATGCGTATCGTGTCACAATAATGCCATAGCATCCGGCCATGCTGACGGCAAGGTAGTTAATGGAGTGGAAACTTGTTCACAGTGCCACTCTACAGGGCTGCTACTCGGACCGGATTTTGCTCATTTACCTGCGAGATAACTGAATGAAGCCTGTGACCGTCAGTGTTTCGTAAATTGAAGAAGCCCGATCTACCTCATAGGTATTAATTGGTATGAAACAGGGCCATCTTGATCAGCTTTTCAACATCAAGCCTTTGTTCCGACCTTTCTATCTCCCTGATTTTCGTCTTTACTGCAGGATTTTTGGGGATAAACAACTGACAGCAGTCCTGATCAGGGATTATTGATATTTCATAAGTGCCTATACATTTAGCCTGATCTATTATCTCTCCCTTGTCCATCCCGATAAGCGGTCTTAACACAGCAAGCGTTACTGCATCCTCAGTTGTAGTTATGTTCTCAAGTGTCTGGGAGGCCACCTGTCCGAGGCTGTCACCTGTTATAAGGGCAAGGGCGCCTGTCTCACCTGCAACACGTTCAGCAATCCTCAGCATCATCCTCCTGTATATCACAACCCTGTACTTCGCAGGCACACTCAAGACTATCTCCTTCTGTATCTCCCCAAATGGAAGCATATATGTCTTAACAGGCGGTTGATATTGATTCAAAATCTCTGTGAGGTCCTGAACCTTCTCCTGCGAGGTCTTGCTGAGAAATGGATAGCTGTGGAAATGGACATAGATAACAGAGCATCCCCGTTTCATCATCCTGTACGCAGCCACAGGTGAATCTATGCCGCCGGAAAGCAGACAGACTACAGTCCCTCCGGTGCCAACAGGAAGACCGCCGGGGCCCTGGACCCTGTCAAGATAAAAGTATGTCTCTCCTGACAGGATCTGGATAAATATAGTAAGTTCAGGTTTCGTTAGATTAACCTTTGCGCCTGTGGACTCTTTTATGTGGGCGCCGACTATCCGGTCTACATCCATTGAAGTAAGAGGATACCCCTTATAACCCCTTCTTGCAGAAACCCTGAAGCTTTTAAACTCTCTGCCCTTTATGTACCGGAGGATCTCCTCCCGGAACACATTGACATCATTTGAAATCTTATGGGTCAGGACAAAATTAGCAATTCCAAAGGTCTTTGACAGCCTGTCAGATATCATTCCTTCCCGGGCCCCTGCTGAAATGTCCAGTATAAGCCTGCCGTCTTTGTGCCTGATCTGTTTTACACCAAGGCTTGTCGTTGCGTACTTGATATTCTCTATCAGCTTGTTGACGAAGATATACCTGTTTTTACCTTTAAGGATGATTTCCTGATAGTGTACGATAAAGTGCTTCATAACTTTCCTATTGAACTCCTTGACCCATATATCCGATATCCCTTATACTTAGAATATAAGGGGGTTATCAATGAACACATTATGTCCTTTCATGAGTACACCAGCGGAAGAGGTTATCTGTAAAGAAAATTGCACTATGTATATTGCCGGCCAGGGGAAAAACTGTGTCTTCTCAAGGCTGCCTATATATTATAATCAGACGAGAGAGTCATTGACCGTTCTCTCAAACAAGTTAGAATCGCTTCTGAATGTAAGTAAAGAAAAAATATAACTTAGAAGATTTTTCTTAGGATTATGGTCTCATCTCTCCTGATACCTGTAGAGATGATTACTATGTCAACTCCTATTAATTCCTTTATGCGGTCAATGTATTTTTTTGCATTCAGAGGCAGTGCCTCATAATCAGATAGTCCCGCCGTTGATGCCTTCCAACCCTTAATCGTTTCGTATAGAGGCTCACATTCCTCCAATACATTCAACTGGGATGGCATGTCTGTATACAGCTTCCCCTTATATCTGTAACCGGTGCATATCCTGATCTCATCAAGCTCATCAAGAACATCCATCTTGGTAAGCACCATACCGGTAAATCCGTTGACATCCGCGGCATACCTTGTCGCCACTGCATCAAACCATCCGCATCTCCTCGGTCTGCCTGTTGTTGCTCCATATTCCCTTCCCTTGTCCCTGAGGAAATCCCCTGTAGCGTCATTAAGCTCAGTTGGAAATGGGCCACTCCCGACCCTGGTAGTATAAGCCTTGACCACCCCGACAACCTTGTCTATCTTAGTAGGTCCCACGCCGGTGCCAGTGCATGCCCCCCCTGATGTTGCATTTGATGAGGTAACATATGGATAGGTGCCGTGGTCTACGTCAAGATGAGTCCCCTGAGCCCCTTCAAAAAGTATGTTCTTTCCCTCCCTTAATACCCTGTTAAGGAGTACAGCAGTGTCGGTAATATAATCACGCAGTCTCTCTGCATATCCTGTATATTCATCATATATATCTTCAAGATCAAAACCTATTGCACCATAAAGCCTGTCGAGAAAGTAATTCATCTCCTGAATGTTAGTTTTTAGCTTTTCCCTGAAGACCTCTTTGTCAAGGAGATCGGCAACCCTGATCCCTACCCTTGCCATTTTATCCGCATAGGTCGGACCTATTCCGCGGCCTGTAGTGCCTATCTTGAGCGAACCCTTCTGCTTCTCACTCTCTTTCTCAATAGCACGGTGATAAGGCATGATTATGTGTGCCCGTCCACTGATTAAGAGATTCTCTCTTACAGCAATTCCTTTTTTGAACAATCCATCAATCTCTGCAAGCAGCGCCTGTGGGTCTATAACAACACCATTCCCGATTACACATATTTTACCTGGCCGGAGTATCCCTGAAGGTATAAGATGGAGGACAAATTTACTCTCTCCGATCACAACCGTATGACCTGCATTATGTCCACCCTGATAACGGACGATATAGTCAGCGTCTTCCGTCAGGATATCTACGATCTTCCCTTTTCCTTCATCACCCCACTGGGCGCCTGTAATTACTACTGTTGACATATCACCCCTTTATTTACTCGAATATCCTTTTCCCACATTTTCCCAGCTTACTGCTTTTCACGAATTGCTTTTTACTCATTGCTCTACACTCATTGCTCATTGCTTCTTATACTCATCACTTCTTAAAAAGGGCTTATCGCCATATAACCTTCCGGAATAACGAATAGCGACGGATCTATTACATCTTTCTTAATATTTTCATATTCAATTATTTTTTTACTTTCATCAGAGAAATCGAACTCGTATCTGACAGGCATCCCATCCAGGGCATCAGCCTCCCACAAGAGATATTTCTCAATTATACGGTCTTCTTTATCCCTGCCCTTTTCTGCCTTCTTGATTACCTTTATTTCATATATAGTCGTATCATAACCTTCTATTGTATCCTTGCCTTTCCTGGTCTTTTCAACCTTGAGCTCTTTCCTCAAAAAATATTTTTTATCAGGAGGCTGTTCAAACATTATGGCATCCTTTTCAGCGGCAAGGTCCTGTTCCAGATATAACTTCACATTCAACATAATAGTGAATAATTTCTTTTTCTTAAAATCATAAATCTTTATGCCCGGATTACCTTCTATCCCGGATGATTCCTCTTCGACCCTAAGTACATCCCCGTCCGAGAAGAACTTCTGCTCAAGCACCACATTATCTTCATCCTTTGTCACAATTCTGGTCTTCTTAACAAATGAAAGACCGGCAAAGGCGGAGTCAGCCATAAAAATCGCCAATATAATTATTAATGATAATGTTTTATTCATATTTGCTTACCCCTCCGACTCCGCGTTAAATAGGGACAGCGACTATTTATTTGAACATCAATAAATAGTCGCTGTCCCTATTTAACAATTTAACCAAAAGCTACACGTTAAAACGAAAGTATACCACGTCTCCTTCCCTCATAACATAATCCTTCCCTTCAAGACGGAGCAAACCTTTTTCTTTAACCGCAATTGACGAACCCAGTGAATCAAGGTCAGAATATGACATGACCTCGGCCCTTATGAAACCTCGTTCTATATCTGTGTGTATCCTGCCTGCTGCCTGAGGGGCCTTCGTCCCCTTTAGCACTGTCCACGCCCTGACCTCTTTCTCACCTGCTGTAAAAAAGGTCAGAAGATTTAGCAAATCGTATCCAGCACGGATTAATTTATACAATCCTGGCTCTGAAAGCCCCATCTCTTTCAGAAACTCCTCATGCTCCTCAATTGGCATAGTTGACAACTCGTCCTCTATCTTACCACAAATCGTAACTACAGTAGCCCCCTCTTTGGCCGCAATATCTTCTATCAAGCGAACGTATTGATTCCCTTTAAGCATCTCCTCTTCACTCAGGTTAGCTGCATAGAGGACAGGTTTTGATGTCAGGAGATGCAGCTCATCGAGGATTTTATTTTCACTATCAGAATAGTTTAAATGTCTTAGAGGTTTCCCTTTTGAAAGCTGGTCGTTGAGCATTATCAGGAATTCCACTTCAGCTTTGACGTTCTTGTCACCTGACCTTACCTGCTTTTCAGCCCTCTGAATCCTCTTGCTTATTGAATCTATATCAGCAAGGGCAAGTTCTGTCTCAATTATTTCGATGTCACGGATAGGGTCAACATTACCATGAACATGCACAACATCAGGGTCTTCAAAACATCTCACAACATGCACAATAGCATCAACCCCCCTTATGTGCCCGAGGAATTTATTGCCAAGCCCCTCTCCAGCAGAGGCTCCTTTAACAAGACCCGCTATGTCAACAAACTCCATTGTAGTTGGAGTAACTGCCTCTGGCTTGAACATCTCAGTGAGTCTCTTCAACCGTATATCAGGGACAGAGACTACACCCACATTCTGGTCAATAGTACAAAAGGGGTAATTCGCCACCTGCGCACCAGCTGACGTCAGTGCATTGAATATTGTGGACTTGCCGACATTTGGCAGTCCGACTATGCCGCAATTAAAACCCATATTACTCCTTCAAAAATATAAAGGGGACATTCCGCGTCCCCAGTTTAAATCCCCCCTCACCCCCCTTTGAAAAGGGGGATTAAGGGGGGATTTGCTTTGTCCTTAGTAAACCTAACTGCCTACCCTATCAACAGCGGTGCAATAACCAGCGACACAATTGACATCAGCTTTATCAATATATTCATTGCAGGGCCTGATGTATCTTTGCACGGGTCACCTACGGTGTCGCCTACAACTGCGGCCTTATGGGCATTAGAACCCTTGCCGCCAAGGTTTCCCTGTTCTATATATTTCTTTGCATTATCCCATACGCCGCCGGCATTTGCCAGAAAAAGCGCCATTGGAACACCGACTACCGTAGCGCCTGCAAGGAATCCTCCAAGCGACTGTGCGCCCAGCACAAAACCGACAATAATAGGGGCAACCACTGCCAGCACGCCAGGGATAATCATCTCCTTCAGGGCTGCAGTTGTACTGATTTCAACACACCTTACTACATCCGGCTCTGCCTTACCCTCCATTAGACCTTTGATCTCACGGAACTGGCGTCTTACTTCCTCGACCATCTTGCCTGCGGCCCTTCCAACTGAAGACATTGTTAGTGCAGCTATAAAAAACGGCATAATTCCGCCAAGAAGCACTCCCATAACCACAAAAGGCTCAGTTAACGATATAACCTGTATTTTTGCTGCCTGTGAATAGGCTGCAAAAAGGGCGAGGGCTGTAAGCGCGGCAGACCCTATCGCAAATCCTTTACCGATAGCCGCCGTTGTATTACCCAGTGCATCCAGACTGTCTGTTATCGCCCTCGTGTCTTTACCCAGACCAGCCATCTCTGATATACCTCCTGCGTTGTCTGCTATCGGGCCATAGGCATCTACTGACATGGTAATCCCGATAGTTGCAAGCATGCCTACTGCTGCTATACTTATGCCGTACAGACCAGCAAAATAATTTGATAAATAGATACCTATTATAATTGCAATCATTGGAAGGGCAACACTCTCCATGCCTATTGCAAGTCCGGTAATAATATTGGTTGCAGCGCCTGTGTTCGAGGCATTTGCGGTCTTTGCGACCGGTGACCCGGCTGTATACCATTCAGTTATAAGACCAATAGAAATACCTACTATACACCCGACAGCAATAGCCCAGAAGACTCCCATATCAACACCGATAGACTGAGTCATAAAATATGCCAGAACCAGGAAAATCCCGGCTGCAATGAATGTAGCATACCTGAGCGCTGCAGCAGGACTTAACTTCTCCAGTATCAGCATTGAACCTATTCCAAGTAGAGATGAAATAAGGCCGACTATTATTACTGCAATTGGAAATGCCATGTAAGTAGTTAACATTCCGGTGCTAAGTATGGATGAAGAGGTTGTAGCAAGCGCTATTGTGGCAATAACTGCTCCGACATAAGACTCAAACAGGTCGGCTCCCATGCCTGCTACATCACCCACGTTGTCGCCGACATTATCTGCAATAACGGCAGGGTTTCGCGGGTCATCCTCGGGAATACCCGCCTCAACCTTGCCGACGAGGTCTGCACCGACATCGGCGGTCTTTGTATAGATACCGCCGCCTACACGGGCAAAAAGGGCTATAGAACTTGCCCCCATCGCATAACCGCTGACTGCAGATATAGTCGAGAGGTCATGTCCGTATAAATAGTATAATATCCCTATGCCAAGCACACCTATACTCGCTACACACAACCCCATGACTGAACCGCCTGCAAAGGCAATAAAGAGTGCCCTGGCAGAATTAGGCTTGTATAAATTGGCTGCATTTGCCGTCCTGACATTAGCACGGGTCGCAGCGTTCATCCCAAAAAAACCTGCGAGCATGGATGAAATGGCTCCTCCAACATATGCTATTGCAGTCTGGATTCCAAGACCATACATAAGTGCAAAGAATATAATAATAATGAAGACGGCCAGTATTGTATATTGCCTCCTGAGATATGCCATAGCACCTTCGTGGATCTTGTTTGCAATGCTGCGCATCTTATCATTGCCGTCAGGCTGCCTGCTTATATAGAGGAATATGAATCCAGCAATAATCAAACCTCCTGCTCCGAATAACCAGGCAAAATCTACCAGTCTTTCCATCTCATCCCCTTTCTTGAAAAAAAATTAGTTATATTTGTTCATTGCCGCAACAATATTATTCCCGACGGTCATCCTTACTGCATCTACTGCGTTGTCCACTGCAGTTTCAATAAGCGGAACCTCTTGACGGGAAAATCTTGACAAGACATATCCCACCACATCAACTCTACCTGCCGGCCTTCCTATCCCTACCCGAATCCTTATAAAATCTTCCGTACCAATGGCAGCTATTACAGATGAACACCCATTATGGCCGCCGCTTCCGCCTTGTGTCTTTATCCTGATATCACCGGAATCAAGGTCCATGTCATCATATATAAGGATAAGGTCTGATGGCAACAGTTTGTAATATCTCATCAACTCTCTAACGCCATCACCGCTTCTGTTCATATATGTTACAGGCATCGCAAGCATTACATCTTCACCTGCTATCTTACCTTTCCCCGACATGTAGAGACTGCTTTCTTCTCTGATCTTAATTGAATGGTACGCAGCAAGTTTTTCTATCACAAGAAAACCGGCATTATGTCTTGTATCCTTATATTTATCTCCAGGATTGCCAAGTCCAACAATCAACTTCAGGCCTTGCCCTCCTTCTCAGCTGCCTTCTCACCTTCCTTAACAGGCTTCTTTATAACCTCAGGCTCCTTTGCCGCCTCTCCAGGGGCAGGTGCTGACAGTAGTTCCTGCATCTTCTCCTGAGATACAGGTGCAGCTATATTTAGAATTACATGCTCTGGTTCAGTAACGAACCTGATCCCATCAGGTATACTTAAATCACTGACATGTAGGCTGTCTCCAACCATCAGAGCTGAGGCATCTGCAAGGATATTGTCAGGAATCAATGATGGAAGGCACTCTATCTCTACCTCCCTGCTCACGAGCTGGAGAAGACCTCCCTCTACAACGCCTAAAGGGGTCTTTCCTGTCAGTTCAATCGGCACTGTAACCCTGATCTTTTCGTCCATTGAAACCTCAAAAAAATCTACATGCAAAAGCTCTCCGGTCAAAGGGTCTTTTTGATAATCCCTTAATATGGCAATCTTGTCAGACTTATCAGCAGCGCCTTCAAGTTTAAGATCAATGAGTGTACTTTCAGCATGTCCCAGCATTATCAGCTTCCTCACCTTTGAAGGATCAAGACTGAGACTGGTTGACACACCTTTACCACACAGAACTGCAGGGATACGTCCGCTCCTTCTAAGGCTTCTTGCAGCGCCTTTTCCGCTTTCGCTCCTGACATTTGCATTTAATGATATTCTTTCCATGATACTAACTCCTCCTTAATTGTTGTTGTATTTAGATTTCTTTTCTGTTTATAGAAAGAGAGAGCTTACAGATGTCTCATTGTGGGTATTTCTTATAGCCTCACCCAGAAGAGGTGCAACTGATAAGGTTGTGATCTTTTTACAGGACAGGTCTTTCCCGTTGAGAGGAATAGTATTCGTTACTATAACTTCATCAATCACTGATCCATTCAGACGATCTATCGCTGAACCTGACAATACAGGATGGGTACATGCAGCAAAGACTTTCCTTGCCCCGGCCTT
This window of the Nitrospirota bacterium genome carries:
- a CDS encoding DUF4266 domain-containing protein, with the translated sequence MPLTGRVIFILIVLILPGLSGCAVVQPWEREYLADPIMQFDYCREEKAVREHFLSTREASSGSFGVSGGGCGCN
- a CDS encoding TlpA family protein disulfide reductase is translated as MVLGLNKIVNSITLSVIVLLIATNSWAIQVNNKAPEFNLPDIYGKTVSLNSLKGKVVYINFWASWCGPCKQEFPQLEKLAATYSGSGLFILAINQDKTRSGMVEFLDKNPISSSNMKVLTDPQFSVISSYGPRAMPTSFIIDKEGVVRYIHFGFSETDPSKWIKEIDSLIK
- a CDS encoding cytochrome C; translated protein: MNKPVTLLIFIITFAITVSAGFSRLPMAQDIPGMPEETKTDANVSAPVAEGTSAPSGDKQVTEKKSFMVKLSHKEFADMDLKKCAECHMGSGVAPTHGGDQMREHVSTARREEGNCVDCHKQQFCLDCHTGGGIDAKLNVANYRGNYVPNTHRTSFREIHPLKALDNPQTCIRCHDTKFCTECHEKFRGEDLRTLSHRRSFSDLSAGTGPSHSNFTTGQCRTCHPGGLLPKQAWSADHAAEARRNLQSCQACHSDGDICLTCHSARQGLIVNPHPRNWSDVKDKYRFKSGGRSCNKCHDNF
- a CDS encoding OmcA/MtrC family decaheme c-type cytochrome; the protein is MVKRNKAHAIVLIAIILAGIVTGCGSNKKEGAQAPKAAVSPGGNLQSTIQGFDTNGPKPVVTFTLFDEKGEPIDPSTPGMSVRFTLARIGADGNYRNYIKSSTAGQPGLDSGGTFAATDQDGTYTYTFGTDIKDTTKTLGGLAFDSSLTHTVGAQIQRTVVSAAGTPFQQAVNPYLNFRPDGKAVTVSREIVSISACNGCHGKLGLHGGGRREIALCILCHNPGPTDLETDQAIDMKSLIHKIHMGEKLPSNAAGGDYTIIGFGGAVHSYKTVAFPFMSGDTTITATPIECIKCHVSGTDLSGNSYGKDADKWKESPTREKCSTCHDLTTYDDSVTKVVKNGKDNITATAVPHTGGVQTGDSLCAGCHPDTGGNDYDITPKDAEEPRVPVPSAHTILERSTVYSGINFAIISVIDATAGSAPTVTFKVTDDEGNIISPASPSSFSLKVGYFSQTDYINNGMVEYGQPLTQALTGATANGDGSYTITFASPIPATATGVGVIGIEGRRPYSVSTPHKGTQNYNVGGKAVQYYFDLATGLKITDPSKQRRQAVDTNKCLVCHSRLSLHGANRVNNVMECVICHNPNATDRSRRPATPVDGLTERPIDFKVMIHSIHTGENLDLSKPYVIYGFGNSVNDFSEVRFPRDRRDCLACHIDAEPVTYGVPLTANILGTTSNTGTDLNNKVSDDNSRTLPHKSVCVSCHNNAIASGHADGKVVNGVETCSQCHSTGLLLGPDFAHLPAR
- the thiI gene encoding tRNA 4-thiouridine(8) synthase ThiI; its protein translation is MKHFIVHYQEIILKGKNRYIFVNKLIENIKYATTSLGVKQIRHKDGRLILDISAGAREGMISDRLSKTFGIANFVLTHKISNDVNVFREEILRYIKGREFKSFRVSARRGYKGYPLTSMDVDRIVGAHIKESTGAKVNLTKPELTIFIQILSGETYFYLDRVQGPGGLPVGTGGTVVCLLSGGIDSPVAAYRMMKRGCSVIYVHFHSYPFLSKTSQEKVQDLTEILNQYQPPVKTYMLPFGEIQKEIVLSVPAKYRVVIYRRMMLRIAERVAGETGALALITGDSLGQVASQTLENITTTEDAVTLAVLRPLIGMDKGEIIDQAKCIGTYEISIIPDQDCCQLFIPKNPAVKTKIREIERSEQRLDVEKLIKMALFHTN